In a single window of the uncultured Dysgonomonas sp. genome:
- a CDS encoding beta-1,6-N-acetylglucosaminyltransferase produces MKHAILVTAYKNPQQLNELVDFFNEDYSFYIHIDKKSRITDSDIETLKTKATVKFVSQEYRVNWGSVDHLKAILLLSKECAKDKSIDYIHLITGQDFPAKSPQQISDYLKENYGTEFLSARPLPIKTWIEGGLNRVVYYNLYEIFNAKSWQRIFIKAFVQMQKIVGYKRKLPTELNNLYGGSTYWTLTLPAVEYFLDFLDKHPNVLEAYKYTFCAEEILLHSILMNSSFKEKVAKRNLRFMLWENRDGVYPANLDERDFEDITSSDAFFARKFEYPVSGKLRDKLIRYLSHSNSD; encoded by the coding sequence ATGAAACACGCTATACTTGTAACAGCATATAAGAATCCGCAGCAATTAAATGAATTGGTAGACTTCTTCAATGAAGACTATTCATTCTATATCCACATAGATAAGAAAAGCCGGATTACCGATTCTGATATTGAGACACTGAAAACGAAGGCTACCGTCAAGTTTGTATCACAGGAATACAGAGTCAACTGGGGTAGTGTCGACCATCTAAAAGCTATTCTTCTCTTATCGAAGGAATGCGCCAAAGATAAAAGCATAGATTACATCCACCTGATTACAGGACAGGATTTTCCTGCAAAGTCGCCACAACAGATATCCGATTATCTGAAAGAAAATTATGGAACAGAGTTTCTCTCGGCCAGGCCACTACCTATTAAAACATGGATAGAGGGCGGACTCAACAGGGTTGTATATTACAATCTATATGAGATTTTCAATGCCAAAAGCTGGCAGCGTATATTCATCAAAGCATTTGTACAAATGCAAAAGATTGTCGGATATAAGAGGAAATTGCCGACCGAATTAAATAACCTCTATGGAGGTTCTACCTATTGGACTCTTACGCTACCTGCAGTTGAATACTTCCTCGACTTTCTCGATAAGCATCCGAATGTTCTCGAAGCTTATAAATATACATTTTGTGCCGAAGAAATCTTATTGCATTCCATATTAATGAACTCTTCATTCAAGGAAAAGGTAGCAAAAAGGAACCTGAGATTCATGCTGTGGGAAAACCGGGACGGAGTATATCCGGCCAATCTGGATGAAAGGGATTTCGAGGACATTACCAGTTCAGACGCGTTTTTTGCAAGAAAATTCGAATACCCTGTCTCAGGGAAATTACGGGACAAACTAATTAGGTATTTATCACATTCTAATAGCGATTAG
- a CDS encoding choice-of-anchor Q domain-containing protein: MILEYNIKSYLLLILLFFGLFACSNDDDFSSDGNMSITFSSDTIGFDTVFTTIGSATRQFKIYNKNSRSLVIGSIELMNPAKSGFRMNIDGEKGTKLSNVEILKKDSLFGFIEVTVNPTDNETPLLIRDSIRFETNGNIQYLQLEAVGQDVYIWKSGRITQDSVITGKKPLLVYDSIVIDKEVTATMSEGSKIFFRNNASIRIHGRLIAKGTIEKPVIFRGDRFDKIDADIPYDNVPGQWDGVYFYSESYNNQLENINIRNATKGITFYASDIQYKKATLLNVVVQNTLEHGVSATNSNIDGGNCLFVNSKGAALNLNGGKYSFLHCTIANYFRWSARSVESLIISNSKETPLAQCDFMNSIVYGSLNRELSMNRNAEAVYNYQFINCLIKGTEISDSYFENIIWNKDPLFKDLNTEGIYSYNFELQDSSPAIDKADKTYSMGLPFDLRGKSRQDSPDIGCYERVK, from the coding sequence ATGATTTTAGAATACAACATTAAGTCTTATCTGTTACTTATATTGCTATTCTTTGGGCTTTTTGCATGCTCGAACGACGATGATTTTTCGTCGGATGGAAATATGTCTATCACATTTTCATCAGATACAATCGGTTTCGATACTGTATTTACGACTATCGGCTCTGCTACACGGCAGTTTAAAATATATAATAAAAACAGTAGATCACTTGTAATAGGCTCGATAGAATTGATGAACCCGGCAAAAAGCGGATTCAGAATGAATATCGACGGAGAAAAAGGGACGAAGCTCTCAAATGTAGAAATACTAAAAAAAGACAGTCTTTTTGGATTTATAGAAGTTACAGTAAATCCTACAGACAATGAAACTCCGTTGTTGATACGCGATTCCATCAGATTCGAAACAAACGGAAATATACAATACCTGCAACTGGAAGCTGTAGGACAGGATGTCTATATATGGAAAAGCGGACGGATTACCCAGGATTCTGTAATTACAGGTAAGAAACCGCTTCTTGTATATGATTCCATCGTGATCGATAAAGAGGTTACAGCTACAATGTCTGAAGGCTCCAAAATCTTTTTCAGAAACAATGCTTCTATACGCATACATGGGAGACTGATAGCCAAGGGGACAATAGAAAAGCCTGTTATTTTCAGGGGAGACCGCTTTGATAAGATCGATGCAGATATACCTTACGACAATGTTCCGGGACAATGGGACGGCGTATATTTCTATTCCGAAAGTTATAACAACCAACTTGAAAATATAAATATACGGAATGCCACAAAAGGCATAACATTCTATGCATCAGACATTCAATATAAAAAAGCGACTTTATTGAATGTAGTTGTACAAAACACATTAGAACACGGGGTATCGGCTACAAACAGTAATATTGACGGAGGAAACTGCCTGTTTGTTAATTCTAAAGGAGCAGCACTAAATCTCAATGGGGGAAAATATTCATTCCTGCATTGCACCATTGCGAATTATTTCAGATGGTCGGCAAGGAGTGTAGAAAGCCTGATAATAAGCAATAGTAAAGAGACACCGTTAGCACAATGTGATTTTATGAACTCTATCGTTTACGGTTCATTAAATAGAGAACTTTCAATGAATAGAAATGCTGAAGCCGTCTACAATTATCAGTTCATAAACTGTCTGATAAAAGGCACGGAGATTTCAGACTCGTACTTTGAAAATATAATATGGAATAAAGATCCTCTATTCAAAGACTTGAATACGGAAGGTATCTATTCATACAACTTTGAGTTACAGGATTCATCCCCGGCCATAGATAAAGCCGATAAAACATATTCAATGGGTTTGCCTTTTGATTTGCGAGGTAAATCCCGTCAGGATTCTCCCGATATTGGTTGTTATGAGCGGGTTAAGTAA
- the pgl gene encoding 6-phosphogluconolactonase, giving the protein MIKEEIKVYEDPNALSKGFTEFVLKLLDVYPHINLALSGGTTPKVIFDYWAENCKESIDWNRISFFWGDERCVPPENVMNNFGMTKDHLFDKVPSIPNNNIYRIHGENEPEEEALWYGTVLKSKLMQKQDMPSFEIVMLGLGDDGHTVSIFPNQIELWDSKDICVIGEHPETGMQRVTISGKVVNNSQYVVFLATGKNKAEKVRDIIKNRKEHLNKYPAAKVNPKRGYLYWFLDAEAASLL; this is encoded by the coding sequence ATGATAAAAGAAGAGATTAAAGTTTATGAAGATCCTAACGCTTTAAGCAAAGGATTCACCGAGTTTGTACTAAAGTTGCTGGATGTATATCCGCACATCAATCTGGCCCTGTCGGGGGGAACCACGCCTAAGGTAATTTTTGACTATTGGGCCGAGAATTGTAAAGAGTCTATCGACTGGAACCGTATCTCATTTTTCTGGGGAGACGAACGTTGCGTACCACCGGAAAATGTGATGAATAACTTCGGGATGACAAAGGATCACTTATTCGACAAAGTGCCGAGCATTCCGAATAATAACATCTACCGTATACACGGAGAAAACGAACCGGAAGAAGAAGCGTTATGGTATGGTACAGTTCTGAAATCGAAACTGATGCAAAAGCAGGACATGCCTAGTTTCGAGATTGTCATGCTCGGACTGGGTGATGACGGACATACCGTATCGATTTTCCCTAATCAGATCGAACTCTGGGACAGTAAAGACATCTGTGTAATCGGTGAGCACCCTGAAACAGGTATGCAGCGGGTGACTATCAGCGGTAAAGTGGTAAACAACTCACAGTATGTCGTATTCCTTGCTACAGGAAAGAACAAAGCTGAAAAAGTAAGAGATATAATAAAGAACCGGAAAGAACACCTGAATAAATACCCTGCGGCGAAAGTAAATCCCAAAAGGGGCTATTTGTATTGGTTCCTGGATGCAGAAGCGGCAAGTTTGCTGTAA
- a CDS encoding Crp/Fnr family transcriptional regulator — translation MVADSSNVVSISECIPEIWDLLNNKERDLISANAKILDYKKNEVIYREEETPQELMCLCKGKVKIYKDGVGGRSQIIRMIRPTQYFGYRAYFANQPYVTAASAFEASTICFISMQIIEEIVTVNSKLGMFFIRELSTDLGIADERVVNLTQKHIRGRLAESLIFLIENYGLEEDGATISIYLSREDLANLSNMTTSNAIRTLSTFVDEHIITLDGRKIKIIDEEKLRRISKIG, via the coding sequence ATGGTAGCAGATAGCAGCAATGTTGTAAGTATATCGGAATGTATTCCGGAGATTTGGGATTTGTTGAATAATAAGGAACGTGACTTAATTTCGGCAAACGCGAAGATTCTTGACTATAAAAAGAATGAGGTAATCTACAGAGAAGAAGAGACTCCTCAAGAATTGATGTGCCTGTGTAAAGGCAAAGTCAAGATATATAAAGATGGAGTAGGCGGACGTAGCCAGATAATAAGAATGATACGTCCTACACAATATTTCGGGTATCGAGCCTATTTTGCCAACCAGCCATATGTGACTGCTGCTTCGGCTTTCGAGGCTTCCACTATCTGTTTTATATCTATGCAGATTATTGAAGAGATAGTTACTGTAAACTCAAAATTAGGAATGTTCTTTATCCGGGAACTGTCTACAGATCTGGGCATTGCAGATGAAAGGGTGGTTAATCTTACTCAAAAACATATCCGCGGACGTTTAGCTGAATCGCTAATCTTCCTTATCGAAAACTACGGATTGGAAGAAGACGGCGCTACTATCAGTATCTACCTGTCACGGGAAGACCTTGCCAATTTGTCGAATATGACAACCTCAAATGCAATCAGGACGCTGTCTACATTTGTTGATGAACATATAATTACACTCGACGGCCGGAAAATCAAGATAATAGACGAAGAAAAGCTACGAAGAATAAGCAAAATCGGATGA
- the gnd gene encoding phosphogluconate dehydrogenase (NAD(+)-dependent, decarboxylating), producing MKIGFVGLGKMGGKMVERLLNHGHEVVAYNLTQKEIDEVAAKGAIPASSLKDLVSKLDERKLVWLMVPAGKPVDGNIAELLTLLKPNDIIVDGGNSYWRETVERGKKVKEHGIHYLDCGTSGGVWGLQNGYCLMYGGDKEACDFAEPIFKSLAPENGYMRCGESGSGHMVKMVHNGIEYGMMQAYAEGFEIMKNSPYNVDLEKVSRVWMEGSVVRSWLLELIGNALEGNENLDGIKDYVADSGEGRWTVQTAMDFDVPAHVITASLFTRFESRQESSYAMKLLAAMRNQFGGHEIKKD from the coding sequence ATGAAAATCGGATTTGTAGGATTAGGCAAAATGGGCGGTAAAATGGTAGAGCGCCTGTTGAATCATGGACACGAAGTAGTTGCTTACAACTTAACTCAAAAAGAAATAGATGAAGTAGCTGCAAAAGGAGCTATACCGGCTTCCAGCCTGAAAGACCTTGTTAGTAAATTGGATGAACGCAAATTGGTATGGTTAATGGTTCCTGCCGGCAAGCCTGTAGACGGGAACATTGCCGAACTGCTTACATTACTTAAACCAAACGATATAATTGTAGATGGCGGCAATAGCTATTGGAGAGAAACTGTTGAACGTGGAAAGAAAGTAAAAGAACACGGAATTCACTACCTCGACTGTGGTACAAGTGGTGGCGTATGGGGACTTCAGAACGGATACTGCCTGATGTATGGCGGAGACAAGGAAGCCTGCGACTTCGCTGAACCTATCTTTAAAAGCCTTGCCCCTGAAAACGGATATATGCGTTGCGGCGAGAGCGGCTCCGGCCATATGGTGAAGATGGTACATAATGGCATCGAATATGGTATGATGCAGGCATACGCAGAAGGATTTGAAATAATGAAGAACTCCCCATATAATGTAGACTTAGAAAAAGTTTCGCGTGTATGGATGGAAGGCTCGGTTGTTCGCTCATGGTTACTGGAACTGATAGGCAATGCACTTGAAGGAAACGAAAATCTGGACGGCATCAAAGATTATGTAGCCGATAGCGGCGAAGGTCGCTGGACCGTACAGACTGCGATGGACTTTGATGTTCCTGCACATGTCATCACAGCTTCACTTTTCACCCGTTTCGAATCGAGACAGGAATCGTCTTATGCAATGAAATTACTGGCAGCTATGAGAAATCAGTTTGGCGGCCATGAAATAAAGAAAGACTAA
- the rpsF gene encoding 30S ribosomal protein S6 encodes MNNYETVFILTPVLSDVQMKEAVEKFKTILTNEGAKIVNEENWGLRKLAYPIQKKSTGFYAMLEFEADPAVIAKLEINFRRDERVIRFLTFRQDKFAHQYAEKRRNLKSPKKEEVKEN; translated from the coding sequence ATGAACAATTACGAAACCGTTTTCATTTTGACTCCCGTTTTGTCTGATGTACAGATGAAGGAAGCGGTAGAAAAATTCAAGACTATTTTGACCAATGAAGGGGCAAAAATAGTAAATGAAGAAAACTGGGGACTTCGCAAACTGGCTTATCCAATCCAGAAGAAATCTACCGGTTTTTATGCGATGTTAGAATTTGAAGCTGATCCGGCTGTTATCGCTAAACTAGAAATCAACTTCCGCCGCGACGAACGTGTTATCCGTTTCTTGACTTTCCGTCAGGATAAGTTTGCACACCAGTACGCAGAAAAGAGAAGAAATCTAAAATCACCTAAAAAAGAAGAAGTAAAGGAGAACTAA
- a CDS encoding GH3 auxin-responsive promoter family protein gives MITNIAHKYLNFKYKEVAGFINKPVYTQEKILSYLLHNGAQTLIGQRYNFSSIKNKDDFRKQVPVFHYEDLRPYLDKILIDKQQNVLWNKPVKWFAMSSGTTEDKSKYIPVTQESLTKGHYKCGEQMLAIYGQANHKARFFFGKTLVLGGSKQINNIGDGIFTGDISAILIKNLYFWAKKSRTPESISLLPDWEIKLQALADYAVKNDVRAFMGVPSWLLVLLKKIKADTGRELTDIWPNLEVFFHGGVSFTPFEEQYKKIIQKPEMRYWETYNASEGFFGVQFSDKSKDMLLMLDSGIYYEFVPMSEWNSENPKTLTLDEVETGQNYALLISTNGGLWRYMIGDTIEFTSTSPYLFRITGRTKNFINAFGEEIIIDNAERALSEACKDTGTQITEYTAAPVYFGDENTGAHEWFIEFSVEPDDLDKFVKSLDDNLKRVNSDYEAKRSYNLSLGLPIVKSLPKGTFNEWLKSIGKLGGQNKVPRLSNNRDYVDRLRSFIEQTR, from the coding sequence ATGATAACCAATATTGCTCACAAATATCTCAACTTCAAATATAAAGAAGTTGCCGGATTTATCAATAAACCAGTCTATACTCAGGAAAAAATACTATCCTATTTGCTTCACAATGGAGCGCAAACGCTAATAGGTCAACGATATAACTTTTCCTCAATTAAGAATAAAGACGATTTCAGAAAGCAGGTTCCTGTTTTCCATTACGAAGATTTGCGTCCCTATCTTGATAAGATACTGATAGATAAACAGCAAAACGTTTTGTGGAACAAACCCGTAAAGTGGTTTGCTATGTCGTCCGGTACTACCGAGGATAAGAGTAAATACATCCCTGTCACCCAAGAATCTCTGACAAAAGGTCACTATAAATGTGGAGAGCAGATGCTTGCTATATACGGGCAGGCAAATCATAAGGCCAGATTCTTTTTCGGAAAGACATTGGTTTTGGGAGGAAGTAAGCAGATAAACAATATAGGAGACGGTATTTTTACCGGAGATATATCTGCTATATTGATCAAGAACCTGTATTTCTGGGCTAAGAAAAGCCGTACTCCTGAGAGCATTTCCCTGTTACCCGATTGGGAAATTAAGTTGCAGGCATTAGCAGATTATGCTGTAAAGAACGATGTAAGGGCATTCATGGGTGTACCTTCATGGTTGCTTGTCCTTTTGAAAAAAATAAAGGCTGATACCGGGCGCGAACTGACTGATATCTGGCCTAATCTGGAAGTGTTCTTCCATGGGGGGGTCAGTTTCACCCCATTCGAAGAACAATATAAGAAGATCATACAAAAGCCTGAAATGCGTTATTGGGAAACGTACAATGCTTCGGAAGGATTCTTCGGAGTACAGTTTTCCGATAAATCGAAAGATATGCTCCTGATGCTGGATAGCGGTATCTACTACGAATTTGTTCCGATGAGTGAATGGAATAGTGAAAATCCTAAGACACTGACATTGGACGAAGTGGAGACCGGGCAGAATTACGCACTCCTCATCTCTACCAATGGCGGGCTTTGGCGCTATATGATAGGTGATACTATCGAGTTTACGTCTACCAGTCCCTATCTGTTCCGGATAACAGGTCGTACAAAGAACTTTATCAATGCTTTCGGAGAGGAGATTATCATTGACAATGCTGAAAGAGCTTTATCCGAAGCTTGTAAAGATACAGGTACACAGATAACTGAATATACAGCCGCTCCCGTTTATTTTGGAGATGAAAATACCGGTGCCCATGAGTGGTTTATCGAGTTTTCCGTCGAGCCCGACGATTTGGATAAGTTTGTCAAATCTTTGGATGACAACCTGAAGAGGGTAAACTCGGACTATGAGGCTAAGCGTTCCTATAATCTCTCTTTAGGTTTACCTATTGTGAAAAGTTTGCCAAAAGGGACGTTTAATGAGTGGCTGAAATCGATAGGGAAACTGGGCGGGCAAAACAAAGTGCCGCGGTTATCGAATAACAGGGACTATGTAGATAGGCTAAGGTCGTTTATAGAACAAACAAGATAA
- the zwf gene encoding glucose-6-phosphate dehydrogenase → MKPKIIKDQALVIFGASGDLTYRKLVPAIFDLHKQNSLPKNFAVLGVARSPFTDDSFREKMKDGIKQFATAKDVSDEELNTFCQKLHYLSINTDDGKEYSKLKDRLDLLDKEENTAGNYIFYLSTPPALYPLIPKFLAEQGLNKEDDNFRRIIIEKPFGTDLKSAISLNASLREDYDEEQIYRIDHYLGKETVQNMLVTRFANGIYEPLWNRNYIHHVEITAAESIGVENRGGYYDHSGALRDMVQNHLLQLVALVAMEPPMSIDSVSIRNEKLKVFQAFRPMSNDDLFKNVIRGQYTAANIKGKYAKGYREEKDVDKDSRTETYVAMKLFIDNWRWGDVPFYVRTGKRLPTRVSEVVIHFKPAPQRLFPETTDLNNDDNQLVIRIQPDEGILLKTKMKVPGSGYQVKNVNMDFHYSQLQDTYLPEAYERLLLDCMVGDSTLYIRGDALEATWKFVQPLLDFWEKNPDAPLHGYPAGSWGPNCADDLIEEKNLTWRYPCKNLSDDGIYCEL, encoded by the coding sequence ATGAAACCAAAAATTATAAAAGATCAGGCACTGGTCATATTCGGTGCATCGGGAGATCTTACATACAGGAAACTGGTACCTGCTATATTCGATTTGCATAAACAGAATTCACTTCCTAAAAACTTTGCAGTATTGGGAGTGGCCCGCAGTCCTTTCACGGATGATTCTTTCCGTGAAAAGATGAAAGATGGTATCAAGCAATTTGCTACGGCTAAAGACGTCTCTGATGAAGAATTAAACACATTCTGCCAGAAACTTCATTATCTGTCTATCAATACAGATGACGGTAAAGAATACTCGAAGCTGAAAGACCGTTTAGATCTGCTCGACAAAGAAGAAAATACTGCAGGAAACTATATTTTCTATCTATCTACGCCACCTGCGCTCTACCCTCTCATTCCTAAATTCCTGGCAGAGCAAGGCTTGAACAAAGAGGACGATAATTTCAGGCGGATTATTATAGAAAAACCTTTCGGTACAGATTTGAAATCCGCAATTTCATTAAATGCTTCTTTACGCGAAGATTATGATGAAGAGCAGATATACCGTATCGACCATTATCTGGGTAAAGAAACAGTACAAAACATGCTTGTTACCCGTTTTGCAAATGGTATCTATGAGCCATTATGGAACAGAAATTACATCCATCATGTCGAAATCACGGCGGCTGAAAGCATTGGCGTGGAAAATCGTGGAGGATACTATGATCATTCAGGAGCATTACGCGACATGGTACAAAATCACCTGCTGCAATTAGTAGCTCTTGTGGCAATGGAGCCTCCGATGTCTATAGATTCGGTTTCGATACGAAATGAAAAGCTAAAAGTATTTCAGGCCTTCCGTCCTATGTCGAATGACGATTTGTTCAAAAATGTTATTCGCGGACAATACACAGCAGCCAACATAAAAGGCAAATACGCCAAAGGATACCGGGAAGAAAAAGATGTGGATAAAGATTCACGTACCGAGACCTATGTAGCGATGAAACTGTTCATTGACAACTGGCGCTGGGGAGATGTTCCTTTCTATGTCCGCACCGGAAAACGTTTACCGACACGGGTATCGGAAGTAGTTATACATTTCAAACCTGCTCCGCAACGATTGTTTCCTGAAACTACAGACCTGAACAATGACGACAATCAATTGGTAATAAGAATACAGCCCGATGAAGGCATTCTGCTGAAAACAAAGATGAAAGTGCCGGGAAGCGGCTATCAGGTAAAGAATGTGAATATGGATTTCCACTATTCGCAATTACAAGATACCTACCTGCCCGAAGCATATGAGCGCCTGCTGCTCGACTGTATGGTAGGCGACTCTACATTATATATCCGGGGCGACGCCTTGGAAGCCACATGGAAATTCGTGCAACCGCTGCTTGATTTCTGGGAGAAGAATCCGGATGCGCCACTACATGGATATCCTGCCGGATCATGGGGTCCCAACTGCGCCGATGACCTGATTGAAGAAAAAAATCTTACATGGAGATATCCTTGTAAGAATCTGTCTGACGATGGTATATATTGCGAACTATGA
- the rplI gene encoding 50S ribosomal protein L9, translating to MQVILKEDILNLGYKDEVVTVKDGYGRNYLIPQGKAVIASESAKKVLAENMKQRAHKLEKIKKDAEALATKLDGVSLTIGAKTSSTGTIFGSVTNIQIAEALEKLGYNVDRKVIIIKDAVKEIGTYKAIAKLHKEVSVEIPFEVVSE from the coding sequence ATGCAAGTTATATTAAAAGAAGACATCCTTAACTTAGGATATAAAGATGAAGTCGTAACTGTAAAAGACGGTTATGGACGTAATTACCTTATACCTCAAGGTAAAGCTGTGATAGCATCAGAGTCTGCAAAGAAAGTTTTGGCTGAAAACATGAAGCAACGCGCTCACAAACTTGAGAAAATCAAGAAAGACGCTGAGGCTTTGGCTACCAAACTTGATGGCGTATCACTCACTATCGGAGCAAAAACAAGCTCTACCGGCACTATCTTCGGTTCGGTAACTAATATTCAAATAGCTGAGGCTCTTGAAAAATTAGGATACAACGTGGACCGTAAGGTAATCATCATCAAAGATGCCGTAAAAGAAATAGGTACTTATAAAGCAATCGCTAAACTTCACAAAGAAGTTTCTGTAGAAATTCCTTTCGAAGTAGTCTCTGAATAA
- a CDS encoding MarR family transcriptional regulator has protein sequence MENEEILSLDGDQDLIFPIINGKVSMAINRMMYRNLRKEGLDITPEQWTVLAFLWREDGVTQQTLCNSTFKDKPSMTRLIDNLTKQNLVYRNASTTDRRSNYIFLTDLGKSIKEKANKAVYETVDAALAGIDEEGLKQVRFLLAAVFGNIREALEDSNRY, from the coding sequence ATGGAAAATGAAGAAATACTCAGCTTGGATGGAGATCAGGATCTTATCTTCCCCATCATTAACGGAAAAGTGTCGATGGCTATTAACCGTATGATGTACCGCAACCTTCGTAAAGAAGGTCTCGATATTACTCCCGAACAATGGACGGTATTAGCTTTCCTTTGGCGCGAAGATGGCGTCACCCAGCAGACCTTATGCAATTCCACATTTAAGGATAAGCCGAGTATGACTCGCCTTATTGACAACCTGACTAAGCAGAATCTTGTTTATCGTAATGCTTCCACAACAGACAGGCGTTCCAATTATATATTCCTCACCGACCTAGGTAAATCAATAAAAGAAAAGGCCAATAAAGCCGTATATGAGACCGTAGATGCTGCTTTAGCAGGTATCGATGAAGAGGGGCTTAAGCAGGTGCGTTTCCTGCTGGCGGCTGTTTTTGGCAATATACGTGAGGCCCTGGAGGATTCTAATCGCTATTAG
- the rpsR gene encoding 30S ribosomal protein S18, which translates to MMAQQSEIRYLTPPSVDVKKKKYCRFKKNGIKYIDYKDPEFLKKFLNEQGKILPRRITGTSLKFQRRVAQAVKRARHLALLPYVTDLMK; encoded by the coding sequence ATTATGGCACAGCAATCAGAAATCAGATATTTGACTCCGCCTTCAGTTGATGTCAAGAAAAAAAAGTACTGCCGTTTTAAGAAAAACGGTATCAAGTATATCGACTACAAAGACCCTGAGTTTTTGAAGAAATTCCTTAACGAACAGGGAAAAATCCTTCCTCGCCGTATTACCGGAACATCTCTGAAATTCCAACGTCGTGTTGCACAAGCTGTAAAAAGAGCTCGTCACTTAGCTTTGCTTCCTTACGTTACAGACTTAATGAAATAA